A window of Candidatus Eremiobacteraceae bacterium genomic DNA:
AGAGCCCCATCGAACACGCGCATGCACTCAGTACGGCGATGACACGCTGCGTCCAGACCTGCGTCCACAGATCGGCATGCGATTCGGCGCGACCGACGATGCTCGCGCCCACGGTCCACAGCGGACCATAATCGTCGCGCAATGGCGGATCGCCGAAGAAGTTCAGAATCGGCGCCAGCACGGCGTCGTGGAGCACGCGCATCGGCGCCGCCAGGGTGTACGGGTTGAGCCCGAAGACGCCGTGCGCGCGGCCGAACAGCACGTACGCATACGCATCGCTCGAAAATGTGACGGGAAAAAATGACAGCGCCAGCCCGACGATCAGTTGCGCACAGACGAGCGCCCACGCAGGCAAGCCAGGCGCGTCACGCAGCGCGCTTGCCAAACGCCAGCCGGCGAAACCGAGAGCGCAGAAGACCACGAGAAACCCGAAGAACAGCGGCAACGCGCCATCGGCGCCGTTGATGACGGACAGCGGCAGCGCCCGACCCGCGGGGAACGAAAATGGGCCGGGCGTCAGCGACGCCGCGTGCGTCGATCGCGCGAGCGAGCGACACAGCGCGGATCCGGCGAAACTGATGAAGACCAGCGCCGCAGTCCAGACGACGACGCGAGCGCGCGGCCTCATCGGGCGGCGATCAAACCGCCGCGAGCGCCTGCTCGATATCCGCGATGATGTCCGATTCGGCCTCGATGCCGACCGAGAAGCGGAGCAGGTTGTCCGTGACGCCGCGCGCGTCGCGGATCTCCTTGGGGATGCTTCCGTGCGTCATCGAGACGGGATGACATAAGAGCGATTCGACGCCGCCGAGACTCTCCGCGAGCGAGAACACGCGCACCGCGGATGCAAAGGCGCGAGCACGCTCCGGACCGCCTTTCAGCACGCACGATACCATGCCGCCGAAGCCGCGCATCTGGCGCTTCGCAAGTTCGTGCTGCGGATGCGACGGCAAGCCCGGGTAGTACACGCGCTCGACCGCCGGGTGATCGTCCAGATACGCCGCAACGGCGCGCGCGTGCCGTTCGTGTTCGCGCATGCGAATGGCGAGCGTCTTCACGCCGCGCAACGTCAGAAAGCAATCGAACGGTCCGGGAATGCCGCCGACCGCGTTCTGATGGAACTTCACGATATCGTGCAGCGTCTTGTCGTTTGTTCCGACGAACCCGCCGACCGCGTCGGAGTGGCCGCCGATGTACTTCGTGGTGGAATGAACGACGAAATCCGCGCCGAGATCGAGCGGGTTCTGCAAGAACGGCGTGGCAAACGTATTGTCGACGGCCACGCGAACGCCGCGCTCCCTGCACGCTGAACTGATCGCGCGCAGATCGCAGAGTTTCAGCAACGGATTCGTCGGTGTCTCGAGCCAGACAAGTTTCGTCGCCGCGGACATCGCAGCGACGACGTTCTCGACAGACGACGCGTCGACGTAGTCGAATCGCACGCCGTAGCGTTTGAAGACCTTGTCGAAGAGCCGGAACGTGCCGCCGTACAGGTCGTCGCCTACCACCACGTGATCGCCCGCCGAGAGCAGATTGCAGACCGCCGACGTCGCCGCCATACCCG
This region includes:
- a CDS encoding cystathionine gamma-synthase, translating into MEFATKAIHVGQEAEPITGATIVPIFQTSTYTQSAPGVHKGYDYSRTVNPTRVALERCLASLENAEHGSCFASGMAATSAVCNLLSAGDHVVVGDDLYGGTFRLFDKVFKRYGVRFDYVDASSVENVVAAMSAATKLVWLETPTNPLLKLCDLRAISSACRERGVRVAVDNTFATPFLQNPLDLGADFVVHSTTKYIGGHSDAVGGFVGTNDKTLHDIVKFHQNAVGGIPGPFDCFLTLRGVKTLAIRMREHERHARAVAAYLDDHPAVERVYYPGLPSHPQHELAKRQMRGFGGMVSCVLKGGPERARAFASAVRVFSLAESLGGVESLLCHPVSMTHGSIPKEIRDARGVTDNLLRFSVGIEAESDIIADIEQALAAV